In Rhodospirillales bacterium, the following are encoded in one genomic region:
- a CDS encoding TAXI family TRAP transporter solute-binding subunit, whose protein sequence is MNKNVVVIIIVAIVAVGAWALFGGGLNMNGGSNQGGQKFVTIGTGGVTGVYYPTGGAICRLVNKGRKEHGVRCTVESTGGSVYNINAIRSGDLDMGIAQSDWQYHASRGSSKFAKSGAFKELRSVFSVHPEAFTLVARRDSGIKTLGDLKGKRMNIGNPGSGQRATMEVVMGAMGWTAKDFSLASELKPAEQSQALCDNKVDAIVYVVGHPNGSIQEATTACDTALIPVTGAAIDKLVAKAPYYAKATIPGGMYKGNASGVPTFGVKATFVASTRTSADIIYHVVKSVFDNFAAFKKLHPAFGHLDPKRLAKDGNSAPLHDGAARYFKEKGMM, encoded by the coding sequence ATGAATAAGAATGTTGTTGTCATCATTATTGTCGCAATCGTTGCTGTTGGGGCTTGGGCTCTGTTTGGCGGCGGGCTGAATATGAACGGCGGGTCCAATCAGGGCGGCCAGAAATTTGTGACCATTGGCACCGGTGGTGTGACTGGTGTTTATTATCCCACAGGCGGTGCAATCTGTCGGTTGGTCAACAAGGGGCGCAAGGAACACGGTGTGCGGTGCACGGTCGAAAGCACCGGGGGATCGGTTTATAATATCAATGCCATTCGTTCCGGTGACCTGGATATGGGCATCGCCCAGTCAGATTGGCAATATCACGCATCACGGGGCAGTTCGAAATTTGCAAAATCGGGCGCTTTCAAAGAATTGCGATCGGTGTTTTCCGTCCACCCTGAGGCCTTTACCCTGGTGGCGCGCCGCGATTCTGGCATCAAGACGTTGGGGGACCTTAAAGGCAAGCGTATGAATATCGGCAATCCCGGTTCTGGCCAGCGGGCGACCATGGAAGTTGTTATGGGTGCCATGGGCTGGACCGCGAAGGACTTTTCCCTGGCATCAGAATTGAAGCCTGCGGAACAGTCCCAGGCATTGTGTGACAACAAGGTGGACGCCATCGTTTATGTGGTGGGCCATCCCAATGGGTCGATCCAGGAAGCAACCACAGCCTGTGATACGGCATTGATCCCGGTAACAGGGGCTGCCATTGATAAATTGGTTGCGAAGGCACCCTATTATGCCAAGGCCACCATTCCTGGCGGCATGTACAAGGGCAATGCCAGCGGCGTTCCAACGTTTGGGGTGAAAGCCACCTTTGTTGCATCGACCCGGACCAGTGCAGATATCATTTATCATGTGGTCAAATCAGTGTTTGATAATTTTGCCGCGTTCAAAAAATTGCATCCGGCATTTGGTCATCTTGATCCGAAACGCCTTGCCAAAGACGGCAATTCTGCCCCGCTTCATGATGGGGCTGCCCGTTACTTCAAGGAAAAGGGCATGATGTAG
- a CDS encoding adenine phosphoribosyltransferase: MDLKQHIRSIPDFPKPGILFYDIATLLAHSEAWKSTIDQLAEIIRPMKPTALAGIESRGFLVAAPLALHLGLGFFMIRKSGKLPGPTIAHEYALEYGTDTIEIQEDAVKADDRIVVLDDLLATGGTLAASIDLIHQQGADNGAKVVGAACVVELTFLDGRQRLDVPFESLVTYDS; the protein is encoded by the coding sequence ATGGACTTAAAGCAACACATCCGTTCAATCCCGGACTTTCCCAAACCCGGAATACTTTTCTACGATATTGCCACCTTGCTTGCCCATAGCGAAGCCTGGAAAAGCACGATTGATCAATTGGCAGAGATCATACGCCCCATGAAACCCACAGCCCTTGCAGGCATTGAATCTCGGGGCTTTCTAGTGGCAGCCCCCCTTGCCCTGCATTTGGGACTGGGATTCTTCATGATCCGCAAAAGCGGCAAACTACCCGGCCCCACCATTGCCCATGAATATGCGCTTGAATACGGGACCGACACCATCGAAATTCAGGAAGATGCCGTCAAGGCAGATGATCGCATTGTGGTCCTTGATGACCTTCTTGCTACCGGCGGGACGCTTGCGGCTTCCATCGACCTGATCCACCAACAAGGTGCTGATAACGGGGCAAAGGTTGTCGGGGCTGCGTGTGTTGTCGAGTTAACGTTTCTCGATGGCCGTCAACGTCTCGACGTGCCGTTTGAATCTCTGGTGACTTACGATTCCTGA
- a CDS encoding response regulator, producing MINMETSGESRAVSTKVLVVDDDPLQQGEITEFLTRRGIDVIVADNGFAAFHEIKNTRPAVVVMDMKMPGLDGIHVSRLVSKLDYQPKVILMSGYPEYIYKAHQEDASIFAVIEKPVPLKALARFVTEALGPEKS from the coding sequence ATGATAAATATGGAAACCAGCGGGGAAAGCAGAGCCGTCAGCACCAAGGTTTTGGTGGTTGATGATGATCCCTTACAGCAAGGTGAGATCACGGAGTTTCTTACCCGGCGCGGTATTGATGTGATTGTTGCTGATAATGGCTTTGCGGCTTTCCATGAAATCAAGAATACCCGTCCTGCAGTGGTTGTGATGGATATGAAAATGCCCGGGCTTGACGGTATTCACGTTTCTCGGCTGGTCAGCAAGCTGGATTACCAGCCCAAGGTGATCTTGATGTCTGGGTATCCCGAATATATCTATAAGGCGCATCAGGAAGACGCCAGCATCTTTGCCGTGATCGAAAAGCCGGTTCCCCTGAAAGCCCTTGCACGGTTTGTCACCGAAGCCTTAGGCCCGGAAAAGTCTTAA
- a CDS encoding HAMP domain-containing protein, translated as MKLGLQARYSIFVIALVVTIVGLMSVAHLFEFRTMVSSVSQATTEAVSSSLYRQTKIKGESLSRLLATSLIEHVYRLEISIIEEHVKALSGQPGVLYVAVLDPQNRVLAERGSSSIAYKNAPMGKQAVARGLAAGHVVSGNDGSVLHLVAPVQLGTKLIGCVKLGLSLERIKGSIKTVTGHIGDITKESGQKFLTIYSVIAAVIAAVIGLLGLGISLMMVRNLSGFIHKLARYARRIGVGRYDETPPPNGAGELGELAKTLEEVSVNLKQVSEVSRLATLGEMAVGMAHELNQPLNTIRLASENAQHAIEDGFSNQEFELSKLRMISEQSAKMGEMIQRMCVVGRSEGPLDIIDPRESIRDACSLLALQFVDDGIIVTLDLDDTPLRILGSRNELAQVLINFMTNARDAIVENQPENMDRNPGTSGRIDVILDSRRDGVVIQVKDNGGGIPDDVIERIFDPFFTTKEVTKGTGLGLSISFGIINAMGGQIKVENFGGGAIFTLVLPKVEADHDVNHDPGI; from the coding sequence ATGAAACTTGGTCTTCAGGCCCGTTATTCCATTTTTGTCATTGCCTTGGTGGTGACAATCGTCGGGCTGATGTCTGTGGCGCATCTGTTTGAATTCCGCACCATGGTTTCCAGCGTTTCGCAGGCGACCACAGAGGCAGTATCCTCCTCGCTCTATCGTCAAACGAAAATCAAGGGTGAGAGCCTTTCTCGCTTGCTTGCGACGTCTCTGATTGAGCATGTTTACCGACTAGAGATCAGCATCATAGAAGAGCATGTCAAGGCTCTGTCTGGCCAACCCGGTGTTCTTTATGTGGCGGTGCTGGATCCCCAGAACAGGGTTCTTGCCGAACGTGGCTCATCCAGCATTGCATATAAAAATGCCCCAATGGGAAAACAGGCTGTGGCCCGGGGGTTGGCTGCGGGACATGTGGTTTCGGGCAATGATGGTTCAGTGTTGCATTTGGTGGCCCCGGTGCAACTGGGAACAAAGCTGATCGGGTGCGTGAAATTAGGGCTTTCCCTTGAACGCATCAAGGGCAGCATCAAGACCGTCACGGGCCATATCGGGGATATCACAAAAGAAAGCGGCCAGAAATTTCTGACAATTTATAGTGTGATTGCTGCCGTGATTGCTGCCGTGATTGGGCTCCTTGGTCTTGGCATCAGTCTGATGATGGTTCGCAACCTATCAGGATTTATTCACAAACTAGCACGGTATGCCCGGCGCATCGGGGTTGGTCGATATGATGAAACGCCGCCGCCAAACGGGGCCGGTGAATTAGGAGAGCTTGCCAAGACATTGGAGGAAGTGTCGGTGAACTTGAAACAGGTTTCCGAAGTATCCAGGCTTGCCACCCTTGGTGAAATGGCCGTGGGCATGGCCCATGAATTGAACCAGCCCCTTAATACCATTCGTCTGGCATCAGAAAATGCACAACATGCCATCGAAGATGGCTTTTCTAATCAAGAATTTGAACTCTCTAAATTACGAATGATCTCTGAACAGTCGGCCAAAATGGGCGAAATGATTCAGCGCATGTGTGTGGTTGGCCGTAGCGAAGGGCCTTTGGACATTATTGACCCCCGGGAATCGATCAGGGATGCCTGTTCCCTTTTGGCGCTTCAGTTTGTCGATGACGGCATTATTGTGACCCTAGATTTGGATGATACCCCCCTTCGGATTCTTGGAAGTCGCAATGAACTGGCCCAGGTGCTTATCAACTTTATGACCAATGCCCGGGATGCCATTGTCGAGAATCAGCCTGAAAATATGGATAGAAACCCGGGAACTTCTGGGCGGATTGATGTCATTTTGGATAGCCGCCGTGATGGCGTGGTCATTCAGGTTAAGGATAATGGCGGGGGAATTCCCGACGATGTGATAGAGCGTATTTTTGATCCTTTTTTCACGACCAAGGAAGTGACCAAAGGAACCGGGCTTGGTTTGTCCATCAGCTTTGGCATCATTAATGCAATGGGGGGGCAGATTAAGGTTGAAAATTTTGGTGGGGGTGCCATCTTCACGCTAGTCCTTCCAAAAGTGGAAGCAGATCATGATGTAAACCATGATCCGGGGATTTAA
- a CDS encoding phosphate/phosphite/phosphonate ABC transporter substrate-binding protein, producing MFGRLLGIIVLFFPLLGGVLVHEAFAAPGQQLGQQLGQQLGQQLGQQKEAPFSVSQFPTQQILAQQILDHPEQGVEAIPRSQTFIIGRVSGRARRVIPRLEAAARWIVPLLKHQGIRASRVIVTRNGAEMKNLLRTGRVDLITESVFLALSLEAQTGAKILLHEWRGGKASYNSIFVVSRMSTIGTLADLKGKRLVFEDPGSTTSFLLPMAKLREQGLQMVALANARDPVPAGRIGYVFAGDEKNVSAWVARGRVDGGAVSNLDWDRQNQTPLRFKKDLRILFTSQPVIRSLVLVRGDMAPDMVRAIEKAHLQFATDPKAEELREKHYRVSRYSKLTGKSAMALMDARKLYRSIKDLLK from the coding sequence ATGTTCGGCAGGTTGCTTGGCATTATTGTTCTGTTTTTCCCTCTGTTGGGCGGCGTGCTCGTCCATGAGGCGTTTGCCGCGCCAGGCCAGCAGCTAGGCCAGCAGCTAGGCCAGCAGCTAGGCCAGCAGCTAGGCCAGCAGAAAGAAGCTCCATTCTCTGTTTCCCAATTCCCTACACAGCAAATTTTGGCACAACAAATTCTGGATCATCCTGAACAGGGTGTCGAAGCCATTCCCCGAAGCCAGACATTTATTATTGGCCGGGTTTCTGGTCGGGCACGACGGGTTATCCCTCGTCTTGAGGCAGCGGCCAGGTGGATTGTGCCATTGTTAAAGCATCAGGGCATTCGGGCGAGCAGGGTTATTGTGACGCGCAATGGTGCGGAAATGAAAAATCTATTGCGCACCGGGCGTGTTGACCTCATCACCGAGAGCGTTTTTTTGGCGCTTTCGTTAGAGGCCCAAACGGGTGCCAAAATTCTTTTGCACGAATGGCGTGGGGGAAAGGCCAGTTATAATTCCATATTCGTTGTTTCCCGTATGAGCACCATAGGAACGCTTGCCGATTTGAAAGGTAAGCGGCTTGTGTTTGAGGACCCTGGCTCGACAACCAGCTTTTTACTCCCCATGGCCAAATTGCGCGAACAAGGATTGCAAATGGTTGCTCTTGCCAACGCCAGAGATCCGGTGCCCGCAGGGCGGATTGGATATGTGTTTGCTGGGGATGAAAAAAATGTTTCAGCCTGGGTTGCCCGTGGCCGTGTTGATGGGGGGGCTGTGTCAAATCTGGATTGGGATCGGCAAAATCAAACGCCGCTTCGCTTTAAGAAGGATTTGCGGATTTTATTCACGTCGCAACCGGTCATTCGGTCTCTGGTTCTTGTCCGGGGTGATATGGCCCCTGATATGGTCCGGGCGATCGAAAAAGCCCATTTGCAATTTGCGACGGACCCGAAAGCGGAAGAATTGCGAGAAAAACATTATAGAGTCAGCCGTTATTCCAAATTAACAGGAAAATCAGCCATGGCGCTTATGGATGCAAGGAAGCTTTACCGATCAATCAAAGACCTTTTAAAGTAG
- a CDS encoding DsbA family protein translates to MKARFVALVAVLVVVVVGALVMVPLTLPSNAPNSGNIPDNHFGQRVRGAILANPTMITDAIQALEQHRDAAMNAQRVQIMTAHKKLIREGRGLPVLGNPKGDVTIVEFFDYRCPYCKRSLAPVLALLKSDPNIRVVFKEFPILGPPSVFAARAAIASVAQGKYQKMHEKLMGHRGEFSDATVMGMARSLGMDVPRLRADMIDPRIDHVIGESKMLAERLGITGTPAFIIGDVMMPGFVDLATLRQLVVAARKRCDSC, encoded by the coding sequence ATGAAGGCACGGTTTGTGGCGCTGGTCGCTGTTTTGGTGGTTGTGGTCGTTGGGGCTTTGGTAATGGTGCCCTTAACGCTGCCCTCAAATGCGCCAAATTCTGGAAATATTCCGGACAATCATTTTGGGCAACGGGTGCGCGGTGCCATTTTGGCGAACCCGACCATGATTACAGATGCCATCCAGGCACTGGAACAGCACCGTGATGCGGCGATGAATGCACAGCGTGTGCAAATCATGACGGCCCACAAGAAATTGATCCGTGAAGGCCGCGGCTTGCCCGTTCTAGGCAACCCAAAGGGCGATGTTACAATCGTCGAATTTTTTGATTACCGCTGTCCCTATTGCAAACGGTCGTTGGCACCGGTTCTTGCCTTGTTGAAATCTGATCCCAATATTCGGGTGGTGTTCAAGGAATTTCCCATTTTGGGACCGCCTTCGGTTTTCGCTGCGCGTGCTGCGATCGCATCGGTTGCTCAGGGAAAATATCAGAAAATGCATGAAAAACTCATGGGGCACCGGGGCGAATTTAGTGATGCCACTGTCATGGGAATGGCGCGTTCACTTGGGATGGATGTTCCCCGGTTGCGTGCAGATATGATAGACCCGCGTATTGATCACGTGATTGGTGAGAGCAAAATGCTGGCTGAACGGTTGGGCATAACGGGCACGCCCGCATTCATTATTGGCGACGTGATGATGCCCGGATTTGTAGATTTAGCGACCCTCCGACAATTGGTTGTTGCGGCGCGCAAGCGGTGTGATAGCTGCTAA
- a CDS encoding acetate--CoA ligase family protein — MSRGNKRPRAMDALMAPRSVAVVGASDKANVGGRIYRNMLGRGFSGPLYPVNPNYKRVGGQPCWADIDSLPEIPDCVAIAVPVHGVFEPLEAAARKGVRAAVVMAEGFNDAGTPEGRARTARLKKLAVKYDMAISGPNSMGIVSLNRNFATAFTNLPDGLIPGAVSVVSQSGGLLNATIELGHNRSIGFNHLISAGNEAIVNSADYITWLADDSKTKVIINIVEGVVDGRRYAAALRYANTKKPVVVLKLGRTDAGRRAAIAHTGSLSGDQAAWDAMMETTGAISVESVDQLIETANLFSKLKPPKGDRVFIFSVSGGATVLAGDLARKAGLRLPPLSEKTSRALGKILGVDRKFQNPMDVVGAPRLVRDDNLTRCLDVLAKDTAFDAIALVMVVQRDTSASHKILHEQFHTKTPTIKKPVIMVSEMAWTPALRPAPGGPAVAATLDDGLLAIRHLVDYGAHKKPKAPARARRTIDLNLVQSGPLTEPESAGLLAEKANLPFARWEYVKTPADAIKAAKKMGFPVALKGVARGLVHKTEAHGVHLDLQTGAGVKQAAINIARAVKRHAPKAQWEGFMVQKMIEAPAGSVEMILGARFDPQFGPLLVIGAGGKFAELFDDSQTMLAPITASQARAALSRLKVDRLLRGFRGSPALDRAALIKTMVNFSRFIAATEGQILEIDLNPVIVLPKMGKKSGVVIVDALVVPKSR, encoded by the coding sequence ATGTCTAGGGGTAACAAGCGCCCCCGTGCCATGGATGCCCTGATGGCGCCCCGTTCGGTTGCCGTGGTCGGCGCATCAGACAAAGCCAATGTCGGCGGGCGCATTTATCGCAACATGTTGGGTCGGGGGTTTTCTGGCCCCCTTTATCCGGTGAACCCAAATTACAAACGCGTGGGCGGGCAGCCCTGCTGGGCCGATATTGATAGCTTGCCCGAAATCCCAGATTGCGTGGCCATCGCCGTGCCGGTTCATGGGGTGTTTGAGCCTTTGGAGGCTGCCGCCCGCAAAGGCGTGCGCGCCGCCGTGGTCATGGCAGAAGGGTTTAATGATGCAGGCACCCCTGAGGGGCGCGCCCGAACCGCGCGCCTGAAAAAGCTCGCCGTCAAATATGACATGGCCATATCGGGTCCTAATTCCATGGGCATCGTCAGCCTTAATCGAAACTTTGCCACGGCCTTTACCAATCTGCCCGATGGCTTGATCCCGGGGGCTGTTTCGGTGGTATCCCAATCGGGCGGATTGCTCAATGCCACAATCGAACTTGGCCATAACCGATCCATCGGGTTCAACCACCTGATATCGGCAGGCAATGAAGCCATCGTCAACAGTGCCGATTACATCACCTGGCTGGCCGATGATTCCAAAACCAAAGTCATCATCAACATCGTTGAAGGCGTGGTTGATGGCAGGCGTTACGCCGCCGCCCTTCGCTATGCCAACACCAAAAAACCGGTGGTGGTTTTAAAACTGGGGCGCACCGATGCGGGCCGCCGGGCCGCCATTGCTCATACCGGCAGCCTGTCTGGAGATCAGGCCGCCTGGGACGCGATGATGGAAACCACTGGGGCCATATCGGTGGAAAGCGTTGACCAGTTGATTGAAACGGCAAACCTGTTTTCAAAACTTAAGCCCCCCAAAGGGGACCGGGTATTTATCTTTTCAGTCTCGGGCGGGGCCACGGTATTGGCCGGTGATCTGGCCAGAAAAGCGGGGCTCCGATTGCCGCCGCTTTCGGAAAAAACCAGCCGGGCATTGGGCAAAATTCTTGGCGTTGACCGTAAATTTCAAAATCCCATGGATGTGGTTGGTGCGCCCCGGCTGGTGCGCGACGACAACCTCACGCGCTGTCTTGATGTTTTGGCAAAAGACACCGCTTTTGATGCCATCGCCCTGGTTATGGTGGTGCAACGCGACACCTCTGCCAGCCACAAGATTTTGCACGAACAATTTCACACCAAAACACCAACGATAAAAAAACCGGTGATTATGGTTTCCGAAATGGCATGGACCCCGGCATTAAGGCCCGCCCCCGGGGGGCCAGCAGTCGCCGCCACCCTGGATGACGGTTTGCTGGCCATTCGCCATTTGGTGGATTATGGCGCACACAAAAAGCCTAAAGCGCCCGCGCGCGCGCGCCGGACGATTGACCTGAATTTGGTACAATCTGGCCCCCTCACAGAACCCGAAAGCGCCGGGCTTTTGGCGGAAAAAGCGAACCTGCCCTTCGCCCGTTGGGAATATGTCAAAACACCCGCTGACGCCATCAAAGCAGCAAAAAAGATGGGCTTTCCGGTTGCCCTGAAAGGGGTTGCACGCGGATTGGTCCACAAAACTGAAGCCCATGGGGTTCATCTTGACCTTCAAACCGGGGCTGGCGTTAAACAAGCCGCCATTAATATCGCCCGCGCCGTCAAACGCCACGCACCCAAAGCCCAGTGGGAAGGCTTCATGGTCCAAAAAATGATTGAAGCCCCCGCTGGCAGTGTCGAGATGATTTTAGGCGCGCGATTTGATCCACAATTTGGCCCCCTGTTGGTGATCGGTGCGGGTGGAAAATTCGCAGAATTATTCGACGATAGCCAAACCATGCTGGCCCCTATCACGGCGTCTCAGGCACGCGCAGCACTTAGCCGCCTTAAAGTCGACCGGCTGCTGCGGGGGTTCCGGGGAAGCCCCGCACTGGATCGGGCGGCATTGATCAAAACAATGGTGAATTTTTCACGGTTTATTGCTGCCACCGAAGGCCAAATTCTCGAAATCGACCTCAACCCCGTGATCGTTTTGCCGAAAATGGGCAAAAAAAGCGGCGTGGTCATTGTCGATGCACTCGTCGTCCCCAAAAGTCGCTAG
- a CDS encoding cupin domain-containing protein, whose translation MTDLPKAPKKSDPIPWDGDHDAKPSFFKMKAQLLDGGNTETPLAIGDHLWLKIKVYAKGGENQLHAHPHQDHSFIVLDGRACFHGPRDEQKELGKGEGIFLPKGSFYWFETISEEPLVLLRVGATEADVASQDTKHPDTRIMPDGSWQVRRGRSDTFVSKDIDYRDGEFYE comes from the coding sequence ATGACGGATTTGCCAAAAGCACCTAAAAAATCAGACCCTATCCCTTGGGACGGGGATCACGATGCAAAACCCAGCTTTTTTAAAATGAAGGCGCAATTGCTTGATGGGGGCAACACGGAAACGCCGCTCGCCATCGGTGATCATCTTTGGCTCAAGATCAAGGTCTATGCCAAAGGCGGCGAAAACCAGCTTCATGCCCACCCCCACCAAGACCATTCATTTATCGTTCTTGATGGGCGCGCCTGTTTCCACGGGCCTCGGGATGAACAAAAGGAACTGGGGAAGGGTGAGGGGATTTTCCTGCCCAAGGGCAGTTTTTACTGGTTTGAAACCATCAGTGAAGAACCATTGGTTTTGCTTCGCGTCGGTGCTACCGAAGCCGATGTCGCGAGCCAAGACACCAAACACCCAGACACACGCATCATGCCCGATGGCAGCTGGCAGGTCCGTCGCGGACGGAGCGACACCTTTGTGTCAAAAGACATCGATTATCGTGATGGGGAATTTTACGAATAA
- a CDS encoding VOC family protein has protein sequence MFASINHMAMASSNYPMVGRFYEAVFGLKTGTHRPFHGVVCSDGYAGININPKRDGCSGGLDHFGFVVDDVEEVLARIQKKWPDSDLVKRPSTRPFAAYSGNDPDCNIFDLAQKKDDKRSNMYAESAKESWNQDRYLNKFAIRTPNVQRVADFYQDVFELKLSNKQPDNGSVELTDGRVTLALMPWSIGVLEGMVIKRPGPDHIGLKVESIEQLKQDVKDATGANQYLAPVNLGGAKEADVRAGFFRQWATGEYQMCDPDGTWLDITEH, from the coding sequence ATGTTTGCATCTATCAATCATATGGCCATGGCCAGCAGTAATTACCCCATGGTTGGCCGGTTCTATGAAGCCGTATTCGGCCTTAAAACCGGGACACACCGTCCATTTCACGGGGTCGTTTGTAGTGACGGTTATGCCGGCATCAACATCAACCCAAAACGCGATGGCTGTTCAGGCGGGCTCGATCATTTTGGGTTTGTCGTCGATGATGTCGAAGAAGTTTTGGCGCGCATCCAGAAAAAATGGCCAGATTCCGATCTGGTCAAGCGGCCTTCGACCCGGCCTTTTGCGGCCTATAGCGGTAATGATCCTGATTGTAATATCTTCGATCTTGCCCAGAAAAAGGACGACAAGCGTTCCAACATGTATGCCGAATCGGCAAAGGAAAGCTGGAATCAGGATCGCTATCTTAACAAATTTGCGATCCGCACTCCGAATGTTCAAAGGGTCGCTGATTTTTATCAAGACGTGTTTGAATTGAAGCTTTCCAACAAACAACCCGATAACGGCTCGGTCGAATTGACCGATGGTCGTGTGACCTTGGCCTTGATGCCGTGGTCCATTGGCGTGCTCGAAGGCATGGTCATCAAACGGCCCGGCCCCGATCACATTGGCCTGAAGGTTGAAAGCATTGAACAGCTCAAACAAGACGTGAAAGACGCAACCGGTGCCAACCAATATTTGGCCCCTGTGAACCTGGGCGGTGCAAAAGAAGCCGACGTTCGCGCCGGTTTTTTCCGCCAATGGGCAACCGGTGAATACCAGATGTGCGATCCCGACGGCACCTGGCTCGACATCACCGAACACTGA
- a CDS encoding amidohydrolase family protein, which translates to MGAIDSDAHVVECERTFDYMDPEYEHLKPQVILHKNEDAGQLDNEGKHIQKEFWAIDGRIQPKEGNVGHNTTKDSREMVDVKIRLDHMDELNIDVQVLYPTVFLRAWTQNALAEAAICKSYNRWLADIWSKAPDRLKWVVMPPLMSMDKTMEELEFGKENGAVGIFIRGLECERRLDDPYFYPMYEKAQELDMPICFHSGNNSFGVRDIYASEAGFGRSKLPVVSAFHSLLMKGVPGMFPKLRWGFVEVSSQWIPYALNDLAIRFKRKGKRLSDTAMADNNMFVACQVTDDLEYVLKYAGDGQLVVGTDYGHADTSAEIEALRKLKDDGKVSAEVAEKILNANAKALYGI; encoded by the coding sequence ATGGGAGCGATCGATTCCGATGCTCATGTTGTCGAGTGTGAAAGAACCTTTGATTATATGGACCCAGAATATGAACACCTGAAGCCACAGGTGATCCTTCACAAGAATGAAGATGCGGGCCAACTGGATAACGAAGGCAAACACATTCAAAAGGAATTTTGGGCCATTGATGGCCGCATCCAGCCAAAAGAAGGCAATGTCGGCCATAACACGACCAAAGATTCCCGCGAGATGGTTGATGTTAAAATTCGCCTCGATCACATGGACGAGCTCAACATTGATGTTCAGGTTCTTTATCCCACGGTTTTTTTGCGGGCCTGGACCCAGAACGCGTTGGCCGAGGCGGCCATTTGCAAATCATATAATCGGTGGTTGGCAGATATCTGGAGCAAGGCACCGGACCGCCTTAAATGGGTCGTGATGCCACCGCTTATGTCCATGGATAAAACCATGGAAGAACTGGAATTTGGCAAGGAAAATGGCGCCGTCGGAATCTTTATCCGTGGTCTTGAATGCGAACGCCGTCTGGATGATCCTTATTTTTATCCGATGTACGAAAAGGCCCAAGAACTGGATATGCCGATTTGTTTCCATTCCGGAAACAATTCATTCGGTGTGCGCGATATCTACGCATCCGAAGCAGGCTTTGGACGTTCAAAATTGCCCGTGGTCAGCGCCTTCCATTCCTTGTTGATGAAGGGTGTGCCTGGGATGTTCCCGAAATTGCGCTGGGGCTTTGTTGAGGTTAGTTCACAGTGGATTCCCTATGCGCTGAATGATCTTGCGATCCGGTTCAAGCGCAAAGGCAAAAGACTGTCTGATACCGCCATGGCCGATAACAACATGTTTGTCGCCTGTCAGGTGACAGATGATCTGGAATATGTGCTGAAATACGCAGGCGATGGCCAATTGGTGGTCGGCACGGATTACGGCCATGCCGATACCTCGGCTGAGATCGAAGCTCTGCGCAAATTGAAAGATGACGGCAAAGTGTCGGCAGAGGTGGCAGAGAAAATTCTCAACGCCAATGCCAAAGCGCTCTACGGCATCTAG